The proteins below are encoded in one region of Buttiauxella gaviniae:
- a CDS encoding HD domain-containing protein, producing the protein MLTLEERARRYATKAHAACDQRRKYTLEPYIVHPAAVVELVRSVYPIEEVLAAAWLHDTVEDTDSTLLDIQEHFGPDVAALVAMVTNPEQRPGTNRMHRKRAHFLHTANASPEAQTIKLADIIDNTREILRYDPHFARVYLIEKRIQLAGLQRGNETLRAQAEGIIEQGISQLMMPQYNVPAAWFAALMARYQA; encoded by the coding sequence ATGCTGACGTTAGAAGAACGCGCTCGCCGATATGCAACAAAGGCCCATGCTGCTTGCGATCAACGCCGCAAATACACGCTTGAGCCGTACATAGTCCACCCTGCGGCGGTGGTGGAGCTAGTCCGCAGCGTTTACCCCATTGAGGAAGTGCTCGCCGCGGCATGGCTGCACGATACGGTAGAAGACACCGACAGCACGCTTCTTGATATCCAGGAACACTTTGGCCCTGATGTGGCGGCTCTGGTGGCGATGGTCACCAATCCTGAACAACGCCCCGGCACCAATCGCATGCACCGTAAACGCGCGCATTTCCTGCATACCGCCAATGCCAGCCCTGAGGCGCAAACCATCAAACTGGCGGACATCATTGATAATACGCGGGAAATCTTACGTTACGATCCCCATTTTGCGCGTGTCTATTTAATTGAAAAACGCATTCAACTGGCAGGGTTACAACGGGGAAATGAGACGTTAAGAGCACAGGCGGAAGGGATTATAGAGCAGGGGATTTCACAATTAATGATGCCGCAGTATAACGTCCCGGCGGCATGGTTTGCGGCATTAATGGCTCGCTATCAAGCGTGA
- a CDS encoding L-lactate MFS transporter, translating to MNTASYNRTRWLTLIGTIITQFALGSVYTWSLFNSALSQKLDEPISQVAFSFGLLSLGLAISSSIAGKLQERFGVRKVTMAAGVLLGVGFFLTAHSNNLLMLWLSAGVLVGLADGAGYLLTLSNCVKWFPERKGLISAFAIGSYGLGSLGFKYIDTHLLATYGLENTFMIWGALAMVMILFGASLMKDAPLQEVKTVNGVAEKDYTLAESMRKPQYWMLAIMFLTACMSGLYVIGVAKDIAQGMVHLTAESAANAVTVIAIANLSGRLVLGILSDKIARIRVITIGQVISLVGMAALLFAPLNEATFFAAIGCVAFNFGGTITVYPSLVSEFFGLNNLTKNYGVIYLGFGIGSICGSIIASIFGGFYITFCVIFALLILSLAISTTIRQPAREVLQEAHA from the coding sequence ATGAACACTGCTAGCTACAACCGTACTCGCTGGTTAACTCTGATCGGCACCATCATTACCCAGTTTGCCCTCGGTTCCGTTTACACCTGGAGCCTGTTCAATAGCGCCCTGTCGCAAAAGCTGGATGAACCCATCAGCCAGGTCGCGTTCTCCTTTGGTTTGTTAAGCCTGGGTCTGGCGATCTCCTCTTCCATCGCGGGTAAATTGCAGGAACGTTTTGGTGTTCGCAAAGTAACGATGGCGGCGGGCGTGCTGCTGGGCGTCGGTTTCTTCCTGACCGCGCATTCTAATAACCTGCTGATGTTATGGCTGAGTGCCGGTGTGCTGGTTGGCCTGGCCGATGGGGCGGGTTATCTGTTAACGCTTTCCAACTGCGTGAAGTGGTTCCCGGAGCGTAAAGGCCTGATTTCTGCCTTTGCCATCGGTTCATACGGCCTCGGTAGCCTCGGTTTCAAATACATCGATACCCATTTGCTGGCAACCTACGGCCTTGAAAACACCTTTATGATTTGGGGTGCGTTAGCGATGGTAATGATTCTGTTCGGTGCCAGCCTGATGAAAGATGCGCCATTGCAGGAAGTGAAAACAGTTAACGGCGTGGCTGAAAAAGATTACACCCTTGCAGAATCTATGCGTAAACCCCAGTACTGGATGCTGGCTATCATGTTCCTGACTGCCTGCATGAGCGGTTTGTATGTGATTGGCGTGGCGAAAGATATTGCGCAGGGCATGGTGCATTTGACGGCTGAATCTGCGGCGAATGCGGTAACGGTTATCGCTATCGCGAACCTGAGTGGTCGCCTGGTGCTGGGTATTCTGTCTGACAAAATTGCCCGCATCCGTGTGATTACTATTGGCCAGGTCATCTCTTTGGTCGGCATGGCGGCACTGTTGTTCGCCCCGCTTAACGAAGCCACTTTCTTCGCCGCGATTGGTTGCGTTGCCTTTAACTTCGGCGGCACCATCACCGTGTATCCATCTTTGGTGAGCGAGTTCTTTGGCCTGAATAACCTGACCAAAAACTACGGCGTGATTTACTTAGGTTTCGGTATCGGCAGCATTTGTGGTTCGATTATTGCCTCTATCTTCGGCGGTTTTTACATTACTTTCTGCGTAATCTTCGCCCTGCTGATTTTGTCTCTGGCAATTTCCACCACGATTCGCCAGCCAGCACGAGAAGTATTGCAAGAAGCTCACGCTTGA